From the Lepisosteus oculatus isolate fLepOcu1 chromosome 1, fLepOcu1.hap2, whole genome shotgun sequence genome, one window contains:
- the gpr182 gene encoding G-protein coupled receptor 182 — MDSFPNSSDHLHEHNGSLPWFFYECTLELNEDARRMVLFLLYLLLFMVGLAENALVVWVNWRRRHSRSGVTFCVLNVGVADLCVMLVLPFYMLEVILNRVWLWGRTLCKVTHLVFVVNMYGSTFFLAYMTVERYLSLARPAQSWGPPERRRRALICGSLWALALFLTLIENVHVDLLEWDEPGCYMLPSHSFAEWYTAVTLICLVFEFLIPGAIIVTFNILIARAVKAVPGVEGRRDCWIVHVYSLVFVLCWLPYHLVMFLLMLDDLSPTSFSCNLVELLYFSYCIVECISLFHCVANPILYNFLSKSFRTDLINTVVRYIPREAAQAEPHDANGKPAGARRKDREASDSTTSHSVVIS; from the coding sequence ATGGATAGCTTCCCCAACTCCTCCGACCACCTGCACGAGCACAACGGCTCGCTGCCCTGGTTCTTCTACGAGTGCACGCTGGAGCTGAACGAGGACGCACGGCGCATGGTGCTCTTCCTACTCTACCTGCTGCTCTTCATGGTGGGGCTGGCGGAGAACGCCCTGGTGGTGTGGGTGAACTGGCGGCGCCGCCACTCGCGGAGCGGGGTGACCTTCTGCGTGCTGAACGTGGGCGTGGCGGACCTGTGCGTGATGCTGGTGttgcctttctacatgctggaGGTCATCCTGAACAGGGTGTGGCTCTGGGGCCGCACCCTCTGCAAGGTGACGCACCTGGTCTTTGTGGTCAACATGTATGGCAGCACCTTCTTCCTGGCCTACATGACGGTGGAGCGCTACCTGTCCCTGGCCCGGCCCGCGCAGAGCTGGGGCCCGCCGGAGAGGCGGCGCCGGGCGCTGATCTGCGGCTCGCTGTGGGCGCTGGCCCTGTTCCTGACGCTGATCGAGAACGTGCACGTGGACCTGCTGGAGTGGGACGAGCCCGGCTGCTACATGCTGCCCTCGCACAGCTTCGCCGAGTGGTACACGGCCGTCACCCTCATCTGCCTGGTCTTCGAGTTCCTCATTCCCGGCGCCATCATCGTCACCTTCAACATCCTCATCGCCCGCGCCGTGAAGGCCGTGCCCGGCGTGGAGGGGCGGCGGGACTGCTGGATAGTGCACGTCTACTCGCTGGTGTTCGTGCTCTGCTGGCTGCCCTACCACCTGGTCATGTTCCTGCTCATGCTGGACGACCTGTCGCCCACCAGCTTCAGCTGCAACCTGGTGGAGCTGCTGTACTTCTCCTACTGCATCGTGGAGTGCATCTCCCTCTTCCACTGCGTCGCCAACCCCATCCTGTACAACTTCCTGAGCAAGAGCTTCCGCACCGACCTGATCAACACCGTGGTGCGCTACATCCCCCGCGAGGCCGCCCAAGCCGAGCCCCACGACGCCAACGGCAAGCCTGCGGGGGCCAGGAGGAAGGACCGGGAGGCCAGTGACTCCACCACCAGCCACTCGGTCGTCATCTCTTAG
- the pip4k2ca gene encoding phosphatidylinositol 5-phosphate 4-kinase type-2 gamma isoform X1, whose protein sequence is MASAGNSSATSAPMVIPKTKTKKKHFVQQKLKVFRASDPVLSVFMWGVNHSINDLSQVPVPVMLLPDDFKANTKIRVNNHLFNRENLPGHFKFKEYCPQVFRNLRERFGIEDQDYQVSLARSPPASGEGEEGLFLTSYDRTLVIKQISSEDVANVHSILSEYHQHIVKSHGSTLLPQFLGMYRVSVDSEDTYLLVMRNMFSHRLLVHRKYDLKGSLVSREASDKEKVKELPTFKDMDFRNNMQKVYVSEEQQERFMEKLNRDVEFLVQLKIMDYSLLLGIHDVSRAEQEEEEEEPCHKEEAESENGLAITGSYGNSPEGIAGYLNTHKPLGPGEFDPYVDVYAVKSAPGAPQREVYFMGLIDVLTQYDTKKKAAHAAKTVKHGAGAEISTVHPEQYAKRFRDFIANIFA, encoded by the exons ATGGCGTCGGCCGGTAACTCCAGTGCCACCTCCGCCCCGATGGTGATCCCCAAGACGAAGACGAAGAAGAAGCACTTCGTCCAGCAGAAGCTGAAGGTCTTCCGGGCCAGCGATCCCGTCCTCAGCGTGTTCATGTGGGGAGTTAATCACTCG ATCAATGACCTCAGCCAGGTGCCAGTGCCTGTGATGCTGCTGCCCGATGACTTCAAGGCCAACACCAAGATCAGAGTGAACAACCACCTGTTCAACAG GGAAAATCTGCCCGGTCACTTCAAGTTCAAGGAGTACTGCCCGCAGGTTTTCCGGAACCTCCGAGAGCGCTTTGGGATCGAGGACCAGGATTACCAG GTGTCGCTGGCGCGCAGCCCCCCCGCCagcggggagggggaggaggggctGTTCCTCACCTCGTACGACCGCACCCTCGTCATCAAGCAGATCTCCAGCGAGGATGTGGCCAACGTGCACAGCATCCTGTCTGAATACCACCAG CACATTGTGAAGAGCCACGGCAGCACCCTGCTCCCTCAGTTCCTGGGGATGTACCGCGTGAGCGTGGACAGCGAGGACACCTACCTGCTGGTGATGAGGAACATGTTCAGCCACAGGCTCCTCGTCCACAGGAAGTACGACCTGAAG GGATCGCTGGTGTCCAGGGAAGCAAGTGACAAAGAGAAG GTGAAGGAGCTGCCCACCTTCAAGGACATGGACTTCAGGAACAACATGCAGAAGGTGTACGTGAGCGAGGAGCAGCAGGAGAGGTTCATGGAGAAGCTCAACAGAGACGTGGAG TTCCTGGTGCAGCTGAAGATCATGGACTACAGCCTCCTGCTGGGGATCCATGACGTTTCGCGGgcggagcaggaggaggaagaggaggagcccTGTCACAAGGAGGAGGCGGAGTCAGAGAACGGATTGGCCATCACGGGTTCCTATGGCAACTCCCCCGAGGGAATTGCTGGCTACTTGAACACCCACAAGCCACTGGGGCCAGGAGAGTTCGACCCCTACGTCGATGTGTATGCAGTCAAGAGCGCCCCTG GTGCCCCCCAGAGGGAGGTGTACTTCATGGGCCTGATCGACGTGCTGACGCAGTACGACACCAAGAAGAAGGCGGCGCACGCGGCCAAGACGGTCAAGCACGGG GCTGGTGCGGAAATCTCCACAGTGCACCCTGAGCAGTACGCCAAGCGCTTCCGAGACTTCATCGCAAACATCTTCGCATAG
- the pip4k2ca gene encoding phosphatidylinositol 5-phosphate 4-kinase type-2 gamma isoform X3, producing the protein MLLPDDFKANTKIRVNNHLFNRENLPGHFKFKEYCPQVFRNLRERFGIEDQDYQVSLARSPPASGEGEEGLFLTSYDRTLVIKQISSEDVANVHSILSEYHQHIVKSHGSTLLPQFLGMYRVSVDSEDTYLLVMRNMFSHRLLVHRKYDLKGSLVSREASDKEKVKELPTFKDMDFRNNMQKVYVSEEQQERFMEKLNRDVEFLVQLKIMDYSLLLGIHDVSRAEQEEEEEEPCHKEEAESENGLAITGSYGNSPEGIAGYLNTHKPLGPGEFDPYVDVYAVKSAPGAPQREVYFMGLIDVLTQYDTKKKAAHAAKTVKHGAGAEISTVHPEQYAKRFRDFIANIFA; encoded by the exons ATGCTGCTGCCCGATGACTTCAAGGCCAACACCAAGATCAGAGTGAACAACCACCTGTTCAACAG GGAAAATCTGCCCGGTCACTTCAAGTTCAAGGAGTACTGCCCGCAGGTTTTCCGGAACCTCCGAGAGCGCTTTGGGATCGAGGACCAGGATTACCAG GTGTCGCTGGCGCGCAGCCCCCCCGCCagcggggagggggaggaggggctGTTCCTCACCTCGTACGACCGCACCCTCGTCATCAAGCAGATCTCCAGCGAGGATGTGGCCAACGTGCACAGCATCCTGTCTGAATACCACCAG CACATTGTGAAGAGCCACGGCAGCACCCTGCTCCCTCAGTTCCTGGGGATGTACCGCGTGAGCGTGGACAGCGAGGACACCTACCTGCTGGTGATGAGGAACATGTTCAGCCACAGGCTCCTCGTCCACAGGAAGTACGACCTGAAG GGATCGCTGGTGTCCAGGGAAGCAAGTGACAAAGAGAAG GTGAAGGAGCTGCCCACCTTCAAGGACATGGACTTCAGGAACAACATGCAGAAGGTGTACGTGAGCGAGGAGCAGCAGGAGAGGTTCATGGAGAAGCTCAACAGAGACGTGGAG TTCCTGGTGCAGCTGAAGATCATGGACTACAGCCTCCTGCTGGGGATCCATGACGTTTCGCGGgcggagcaggaggaggaagaggaggagcccTGTCACAAGGAGGAGGCGGAGTCAGAGAACGGATTGGCCATCACGGGTTCCTATGGCAACTCCCCCGAGGGAATTGCTGGCTACTTGAACACCCACAAGCCACTGGGGCCAGGAGAGTTCGACCCCTACGTCGATGTGTATGCAGTCAAGAGCGCCCCTG GTGCCCCCCAGAGGGAGGTGTACTTCATGGGCCTGATCGACGTGCTGACGCAGTACGACACCAAGAAGAAGGCGGCGCACGCGGCCAAGACGGTCAAGCACGGG GCTGGTGCGGAAATCTCCACAGTGCACCCTGAGCAGTACGCCAAGCGCTTCCGAGACTTCATCGCAAACATCTTCGCATAG
- the pip4k2ca gene encoding phosphatidylinositol 5-phosphate 4-kinase type-2 gamma isoform X2, with translation MSQNNWSRKTWNEPDWSNVGSRVDRPPALPRNLRARQPAGGLINDLSQVPVPVMLLPDDFKANTKIRVNNHLFNRENLPGHFKFKEYCPQVFRNLRERFGIEDQDYQVSLARSPPASGEGEEGLFLTSYDRTLVIKQISSEDVANVHSILSEYHQHIVKSHGSTLLPQFLGMYRVSVDSEDTYLLVMRNMFSHRLLVHRKYDLKGSLVSREASDKEKVKELPTFKDMDFRNNMQKVYVSEEQQERFMEKLNRDVEFLVQLKIMDYSLLLGIHDVSRAEQEEEEEEPCHKEEAESENGLAITGSYGNSPEGIAGYLNTHKPLGPGEFDPYVDVYAVKSAPGAPQREVYFMGLIDVLTQYDTKKKAAHAAKTVKHGAGAEISTVHPEQYAKRFRDFIANIFA, from the exons ATGTCACAAAATAACTGGTCGAGAAAAACTTGGAATGAACCGGACTGGAGCAATGTGGGCAGTAGGGTTGACAGACCACCCGCGCTTCCCCGAAATCTCCGAGCACGACAGCCAGCGGGCGGGCTG ATCAATGACCTCAGCCAGGTGCCAGTGCCTGTGATGCTGCTGCCCGATGACTTCAAGGCCAACACCAAGATCAGAGTGAACAACCACCTGTTCAACAG GGAAAATCTGCCCGGTCACTTCAAGTTCAAGGAGTACTGCCCGCAGGTTTTCCGGAACCTCCGAGAGCGCTTTGGGATCGAGGACCAGGATTACCAG GTGTCGCTGGCGCGCAGCCCCCCCGCCagcggggagggggaggaggggctGTTCCTCACCTCGTACGACCGCACCCTCGTCATCAAGCAGATCTCCAGCGAGGATGTGGCCAACGTGCACAGCATCCTGTCTGAATACCACCAG CACATTGTGAAGAGCCACGGCAGCACCCTGCTCCCTCAGTTCCTGGGGATGTACCGCGTGAGCGTGGACAGCGAGGACACCTACCTGCTGGTGATGAGGAACATGTTCAGCCACAGGCTCCTCGTCCACAGGAAGTACGACCTGAAG GGATCGCTGGTGTCCAGGGAAGCAAGTGACAAAGAGAAG GTGAAGGAGCTGCCCACCTTCAAGGACATGGACTTCAGGAACAACATGCAGAAGGTGTACGTGAGCGAGGAGCAGCAGGAGAGGTTCATGGAGAAGCTCAACAGAGACGTGGAG TTCCTGGTGCAGCTGAAGATCATGGACTACAGCCTCCTGCTGGGGATCCATGACGTTTCGCGGgcggagcaggaggaggaagaggaggagcccTGTCACAAGGAGGAGGCGGAGTCAGAGAACGGATTGGCCATCACGGGTTCCTATGGCAACTCCCCCGAGGGAATTGCTGGCTACTTGAACACCCACAAGCCACTGGGGCCAGGAGAGTTCGACCCCTACGTCGATGTGTATGCAGTCAAGAGCGCCCCTG GTGCCCCCCAGAGGGAGGTGTACTTCATGGGCCTGATCGACGTGCTGACGCAGTACGACACCAAGAAGAAGGCGGCGCACGCGGCCAAGACGGTCAAGCACGGG GCTGGTGCGGAAATCTCCACAGTGCACCCTGAGCAGTACGCCAAGCGCTTCCGAGACTTCATCGCAAACATCTTCGCATAG
- the igfbp6b gene encoding insulin-like growth factor-binding protein 6b, whose amino-acid sequence MPTPPSLQALLTLLVALLCQPGTRALGAHLVPTRGCPSCRQEGGPPRALREPGGGETGTAVLALGEPCGVYTLGCARGLRCVPRPGEKSPLQALLQGRGVCARPGRNKTGHNPVLKNLTTAVLPGGSSVPPARSPDGRSAELAPCRRLLNSVLESLKLTVIQSPKDIYIPNCDTRGFYRKNQCRSSKGTRRGECWCVDELGQPLTSPDRGDASLQCDGE is encoded by the exons ATGCCCACGCCGCCCAGCCTGCAGGCTCTCCTCACGCTGCTGGTCGCTCTGCTCTGCCAGCCCGGCACCCGGGCGCTCGGCGCCCACCTCGTGCCCACGAGGGGCTGCCCGTCGTGCCGGCAGGAGGGCGGGCCGCCGCGGGCACTCCGCGAGCCCGGCGGAGGGGAGACGGGCACGGCCGTACTGGCCCTGGGGGAGCCCTGCGGAGTCTACACCCTGGGCTGTGCCAGGGGGCTGCGCTGCGTGCCCCGCCCTGGAGAGAAGAGCCCCCTGCAGGCTCTGCTGCAGGGCAGAGGTGTCTGCGCCCGGCCAGGCAGAAACAAGACCGGCCACAATCCAGTGCTGAAGAACCTCACAA CTGCAGTCCTGCCAGGGGGGAGCTCAGTGCCGCCGGCCCGCAGTCCTGACGGGAGATCAGCTGAACTC GCCCCCTGCCGCCGGCTGCTCAACTCCGTCCTGGAGTCGCTGAAGCTGACGGTCATCCAGTCGCCGAAGGACATCTACATCCCCAACTGTGACACCCGGGGCTTCTACAGGAAGAATCAG TGCCGCTCGTCCAAGGGCACGCGGCGCGGGGAGTGCTGGTGTGTGGACGAGCTGGGCCAGCCGCTGACCTCTCCCGACCGGGGCGACGCCAGCCTGCAGTGCGACGGGGAGTGA